In one window of Denticeps clupeoides chromosome 2, fDenClu1.1, whole genome shotgun sequence DNA:
- the arhgap32a gene encoding rho GTPase-activating protein 32 isoform X1, with amino-acid sequence MSRSNHQRRIPPQTVGGCFSPGLGGDHPPPHQPHLYSVVERSYREMSPCHQLEKEGRILPHDRTELEDSDTGRSVATSEHPESSLCSKISTASIKVKNIRKLSITKGHFPRLADCAHFHYDSVDFGSIQLSLADEKNVTPSSFDIKELGFLTQICCQGASWVVKRSYEDFRVLDKHLHLCIYDRRFSQLPELPRAYQLKDKFEKLPLMLATYLSRLSAIADNKINCGPVLTWMEIDNKGNHLLVHDESSINVPAIAAAHVIKRYTAQASDELSFEVGDIVSVIDMPPKEDTGWWRGKHGFQVGFFPYDCVELISEKIPPSVTNIMIKPVSKKHGKLITFLRSFMKSRPSKQKLKQRGIFRERVFGCDLGEHLLNSGHDVPQVIRSCTEFIEKHGVVDGIYRLSGITSNIQRLRHDFDSENIPDLTKEAYIQDIHSVGSLCKLYFRELPNPLLTYQLYDKFSDAVSAATDEERLVKIHDVIQQLPPPHYRTLEFLMRHLSCLAAFSSITNMHCKNLAIVWAPNLLRSKQIESACFNGTSAFMEVRIQSVVVEFIINHVDMLFSSKLNSIIRDGAGHGALARPKSLLLSSPSTKLLSLEEAQAQLLSPSSPHSPHSPHSLQSPQSQYIEVGEGPAALQGRFHTVIEFPADSRKKKKVPAKTKKSPVGNWRSFFNLGKSSSTAKRKLQRHPSEPSDIKTVPLPGGRGDSGTLRSAKSEESLTSSHIFEGERRARRPLSTSDCISTSFNEELLDIQAHSNPPRFTSAVGSASSVLPSIPLCSNLDYQNLPDTGATLNFDPMSFQCSSPRAESSFPQNRQALGKRDCSGNTSVVVEGGVGHRNLEDGTVHTSATRDVKENENVKAPMVVAESVSSTPLTSSPSLGTEVRPNRSAFKCISSHSAANRATAMQPRSKQPATDARISDSPPEQVRPLSLISPPVKSAARLLALELAQSAQHASLQSQSTTSPTERHPSLRSPAGADPPLPPPLKQTSSTIDPAQSSVRPSRLYLAEINKPENLYPSCGCSGLRTPEALISGDHNHQSQAPAGPTAIHHCDSERMNPGDEARLCGGIKLKRSPLQPPTPPVRTLHSHLTTAALQNREVVNASNYRAVLAEASLPAMLPSPSHSLSPVSPYLLSPHEDPPDFYNHQGVRVMNRQPGNLPSHHLPQSHHYNTLRPRSHHQSIKFKSHYRHEEVFGEHYNQGGQRYPPMDATRVFPTIRRVRSLHAPPEDRPVLQRQHCYNKLFSRPGPPEIQQVHPYFENGKVHYRYSPYSNSTQDVDCQRSHQSGFTPSYNIHDVPAPPLKARVKSGCYIDTSGNVIPVCKNQGYQFRDRCFLPKLNDTSDVWNSETSNEYFQSVRREGYMNRMAWGPGQAHSANLNPSQGCLKTEEQIHSPRTNSGRDLLISTEEPGGLCRVTMVSHCSPEHPMSEPNAYQPEHLGTEDQMGARAALLLKQRCPARSYSQHHNKSRPLPPNLSLHKEYSCPDFKHNYSSGAGSSVHHCRKDQLLYRTLSKCYPQEDYVFARSAAQRLHWPERSYSVKGHLQKDRFGLDPNPVHFKRRTHSFVYSQYNSTEGSARAGQFRAPRSGSFHGHSCMPAQGHNLYTTAWTQGGLVQTQMRPEPEVYVE; translated from the exons atgtctcggtCCAACCACCAACGCCGCATTCCACCACAGActgttggcggatgctttagtccaggtctgggaggagaccatccgccacctcatcagccTCATCTCTACAGTGTTGTAGAGAGGTCATACAG AGAAATGTCACCCTGTCATCAGCTGGAGAAAGAAGGGAGAATCCTTCCACATGACAGAACTGAGTTGGAGGACAGTGAtacg ggGAGAAGTGTGGCTACATCTGAGCACCCAGAGTCTTCACTGTGCTCCAAAATCAGCACCGCAAGCATAAAGGTCAAGAACATCAGGAA ACTTTCTATTACAAAAGGCCATTTCCCCCGACTGGCTGACTGCGCCCATTTCCACTACGACAGCGTGGACTTTGGCAGCATCCAG CTTTCTTTGgcagatgaaaaaaatgttacacCCAGTAGTTTTGACATAAAGGAGCTGGGATTTCTGACACAGATCTGCTGTCAA GGCGCAAGCTGGGTAGTGAAACGTTCCTATGAGGACTTCCGCGTGCTGGACAAGCATCTCCACCTTTGCATTTATGACCGTCGCTTCTCGCAGCTGCCAGAGCTGCCCAGAGCCTATCAGCTGAAGGATAAATTTGAG AAACTGCCCCTGATGTTGGCCACGTATCTTTCCCGGCTCTCTGCCATTGCTGATAATAAGATTAACTGTGGTCCGGTACTCACATGGATGGAG ATTGACAATAAGGGGAACCACCTTCTTGTGCACGATGAGTCTTCCATAAACGTTCCCGCCATCGCTGCCGCTCACGTCATAAAGCGCTACACTGCCCAGGCATCAGATGAGTTATCTTTTGAG GTGGGGGATATTGTGTCAGTTATAGACATGCCTCCCAAGGAAGACACTGGTTGGTGGAGAGGCAAGCATGGCTTTCAG GTTGGGTTTTTTCCTTATGACTGTGTGGAATTAATAAGTGAAAAGATCCCTCCATCTGTGACCAACATAATGATCAAGCCAG TATCCAAGAAGCATGGAAAGCTGATCACTTTCCTGCGTAGCTTCATGAAGTCCCGCCCCAGCAAACAGAAGCTGAAGCAGCGTGGGATCTTCAGGGAGAGAGTATTTGGCTGTGACCTGGGGGAACATCTCCTCAACTCAGGCCATGACG TTCCCCAGGTAATCAGGAGCTGTACTGAGTTCATAGAAAAGCATGGGGTTGTGGATGGTATATACCGACTGTCAGGCATTACCTCCAACATCCAAAGACTGAG GCACGACTTTGACTCAGAGAATATTCCAGACCTCACAAAGGAAGCCTACATTCAGGACATCCATTCTGTAGGCTCTCTCTGCAAACTGTATTTCCGAGAACTGCCTAACCCGCTGCTCACCTACCAGCTCTACGACAAATTCTCT GATGCCGTGTCAGCAGCTACGGATGAGGAGAGGCTGGTCAAAATCCATGATGTCATCCAGCAGCTGCCTCCTCCTCACTACAG GACCCTGGAGTTTCTCATGAGACACTTGTCATGCCTGGCAGCATTCAGCAGCATCACTAATATGCACTGCAAAAACCTGGCCATTGTTTGGGCCCCCAATCTCCTCAG GTCAAAACAGATTGAGTCGGCTTGCTTCAATGGAACATCTGCCTTCATGGAGGTGCGCATCCAGTCAGTGGTGGTGGAATTCATAATCAACCATGTAGACATGCTCTTCAGCTCCAAACTCAACTCAATCATCAGAGATGGAGCAG GTCATGGAGCTCTAGCTCGCCCTAAGTCCCTATTGCTGAGTTCTCCTTCTACCAAGCTGCTGAGTCTGGAAGAGGCTCAAGCCCAGCTCCTCTCTCCCAGCAGTCCCCACAGTCCCCACAGTCCCCACAGCCTCCAGAGTCCCCAGAGTCAGTACATTGAGGTGGGCGAAGGTCCTGCTGCTCTGCAGGGTCGGTTCCACACTGTCATTGAGTTTCCCGCTGACAG caggaagaaaaagaaggtcCCAGCAAAGACCAAGAAATCTCCAGTGGGAAATTGGCGCTCCTTTTTCAACCTGGGAAAGTCATCCTCTACAGCCAAGCGCAAACTCCAACGCCACCCCAGTGAGCCTAGCGACATCAAAACTGTACCCCTGCCAG GTGGAAGAGGAGATTCTGGAACACTGCGCTCAGCCAAAAGTGAAGAGTCTCTCACGTCCTCACATATTTTTGAAG GTGAGAGGAGGGCTCGAAGGCCACTGTCGACTAGTGACTGTATATCCACATCCTTCAATGAGGAACTGCTGGACATCCAGGCCCATTCCAATCCTCCCAGATTCACTAGTGCTGTGGGGTCAGCGTCTAGTGTCCTGCCTTCAATTCCACTCTGTTCCAACCTTGATTATCAGAACCTCCCGGACACTGGAGCTACCTTAAACTTTGACCCCATGTCATTCCAGTGCAGTTCACCACGGGCAGAGTCCTCTTTCCCTCAGAACAGACAAGCATTGGGCAAGAGAGATTGCAGTGGGAACACCTCTGTTGTTGTTGAAGGTGGTGTGGGTCATAGAAACCTGGAAGATGGCACTGTTCACACCTCTGCAACCAGAGATGTCAAAGAAAATGAGAATGTCAAAGCCCCGATGGTAGTAGCAGAGTCAGTATCATCCACGCCTCTAACCTCCTCGCCATCGCTGGGAACTGAAGTCCGACCAAACAgatctgcatttaaatgcatcagCTCTCACAGTGCAGCAAACAGGGCAACGGCCATGCAGCCACGATCAAAACAGCCAGCCACAG ATGCACGGATTTCAGACAGCCCTCCTGAACAGGTCAGGCCACTGTCTCTGATTTCTCCTCCAGTTAAGAGTGCTGCTCGACTGCTTGCTCTGGAGCTGGCTCAATCTGCCCAGCACGCCTCTCTTCAGTCTCAGTCAACCACATCCCCTACAGAAAGACATCCTTCCTTGAGATCTCCAGCAGGAGCCGaccctcctctccctccacctctTAAGCAGACCTCAAGTACAATTGACCCAGCTCAGAGCTCCGTGCGGCCCAGTAGACTGTACCTGGCAGAAATCAATAAACCAGAGAATCTCTACCCATCTTGTGGTTGTAGTGGTCTCAGGACCCCTGAAGCACTCATATCAGGCGATCACAACCATCAGAGCCAAGCACCTGCTGGACCCACTGCCATACATCACTGTGACTCAGAAAGGATGAATCCAGGTGATGAGGCCCGGCTATGTGGaggtattaaattaaaaagatcTCCATTGCAGCCACCCACCCCTCCAGTCCGCACTCTACATAGCCACCTGACCACAGCCGCTCTCCAGAACAGGGAGGTGGTCAATGCTTCCAACTATCGTGCTGTGTTGGCTGAAGCATCTCTACCCGCCATGCTTCCTTCACCATCACACTCCCTGTCCCCCGTCTCTCCATACCTTCTGAGTCCACATGAGGATCCACCCGATTTCTACAACCATCAAGGAGTTAGAGTGATGAACAGGCAGCCTGGGAACTTACCATCACATCACTTGCCCCAGTCGCACCACTACAACACTTTGCGTCCAAGATCCCACCACCAATCAATCAAGTTCAAAAGTCACTACAGGCATGAGGAGGTTTTTGGGGAGCACTACAACCAAGGTGGGCAACGTTACCCTCCAATGGATGCTACCCGTGTGTTCCCAACCATTCGCAGAGTTCGCTCACTACATGCCCCACCAGAGGATAGGCCAGTATTACAGCGCCAGCACTGCTATAACAAACTCTTCTCACGACCAGGCCCACCGGAGATCCAGCAGGTTCACCCCTACTTTGAGAACGGGAAGGTACACTATCGATACAGTCCTTATTCAAACAGTACACAAGATGTCGACTGCCAGAGGTCACACCAGTCTGGATTCACTCCATCCTACAACATTCATGATGTGCCAGCACCCCCTTTAAAGGCAAGAGTCAAGTCTGGGTGCTACATTGACACTTCAGGCAATGTCATTCCTGTTTGCAAAAACCAGGGTTATCAGTTCAGAGATAGGTGCTTCCTGCCAAAGCTAAATGATACATCTGATGTGTGGAATTCTGAGACGAGCAATGAGTATTTCCAATCTGTAAGAAGGGAAGGTTACATGAACAGGATGGCATGGGGGCCAGGTCAAGCCCACAGTGCAAATTTGAACCCATCTCAGGGGTGTCTTAAGACAGAGGAGCAAATCCATAGTCCTAGGACAAATTCAGGAAGAGATCTTCTGATATCCACAGAGGAACCTGGAGGCTTGTGTAGAGTCACAATGGTTTCCCACTGCTCTCCAGAGCACCCTATGTCAGAGCCAAATGCTTATCAACCAGAGCACCTTGGTACAGAAGATCAAATGGGGGCTAGGGCAGCCCTTCTACTTAAGCAACGCTGTCCTGCCCGAAGTTACTCTCAGCACCACAACAAAAGCAGGCCTCTGCCACCAAACCTCTCACTGCACAAGGAATACAGCTGCCCAGACTTCAAACATAACTACTCGAGTGGCGCTGGCAGCAGTGTCCATCACTGCCGAAAGGACCAGTTGTTGTACAGGACCCTCAGCAAATGTTACCCACAGGAGGATTATGTGTTTGCCAGATCAGCAGCTCAACGTTTGCACTGGCCAGAGCGATCATACAGTGTCAAAGGCCACCTTCAAAAGGATCGTTTTGGGTTGGATCCTAACCCTGTGCACTTCAAAAGGAGAACCCATAGCTTTGTTTATTCCCAGTACAACAGCACAGAAGGGTCTGCCCGTGCTGGACAGTTCAGAGCCCCTCGTTCTGGATCATTCCATGGCCACAGCTGCATGCCCGCTCAGGGCCACAACCTCTACACCACTGCCTGGACTCAGGGAGGCCTTGTGCAAACACAGATGAGGCCTGAACCAGAGGTTTATGTGGAGTGA